Part of the Plasmodium knowlesi strain H genome assembly, chromosome: 11 genome is shown below.
AACGGACAAGGAAATTCTCCCGAAGTAGCATcgccgcaaaaaaaaaaagaaaaaaaaaaaaaaaaaagctttacATGCCCCGGTAATCTGGCGCAACTAGAGTTACGAACACTTTTCCAGTTTCCTAATAAATTGGGCGAAAGCAATTTCCGGTCATGGTATAAGCCAagtgtgaaaaaaaggattaaaggaaaagtatCTCGACAGGCATACACTTCACGCACATGCGGACGCAGCGTTTGATAATTTATGATTAGTTCGCTATAAATCCCCCCTcagcaaaaaagaaacggaAAGCTGGCCCCAAAATGAACTACGTACGAACCATATTTTGTAAAGGCCGCCAGGCGGTCAAGAGAGAAAACACACCTTTCATCATAAACAGTAATTTTAACCTTGTTGGAAGAAGGTACATTAACATGGGCATGAAAAAACTGAACAAGGGTAGTAGCGGTGAAGAAGTAAACTACACGACCAACCAACCGAAGGCAGTGCGCGTACCAATAATGCGTTTTTTCTATGGCATCATCGTTCTAATGGCAGTTGTCCCTATATGCCAGACGCTTTACGAGACGAATAAGTATTACGAGGAGGTAAGTTGCCCATTTCCCAAAACCCTCATCCATCCATccatccatatatatatatatatatatatatatatatataggggAGTATGCCTTTTGCACGCATCCAACAGTcttctatatatttttccttcttcccaccACACCACCTATGCAGAACAAGCATTTGTACGAAAAGGAACAGAGTTAAATCTGGGAGGAGCAGCTTGTCTGTGTTTCTCCCGTGTGGACACTCCAACCTTCATGTGTAGGAATTTCTGTGCGTAGGAATTTCCGTGCGTATGAATTTCCATGCGTCATATCTTCGCTACACACCAtcggcattttttttttttttttttttttataccctCTCTCCCCACGTCATGTacatgtgccttttttttttttttttttttttttttgtcacgtctttaaatttatttgtatGTTGTGGCTTGTACAAGTGCGGAGTGACGACACTTAAACGTAGATAACGCACCCATAGGGGGCAGAGTTTACCAATGGGAAAATGTAGCAAACGAAGCGTGTATTCCttaaacgtaaaaaataggaaatgtGCTCCTCCTTTAGCGACGGTGGAGAACCCACCAATAGGAGCGAACCGCAtggacaacaaaaaaaaaaaaaaaaaaaaaaaaaaaaaaaaaaaaaaggggttatGAAATGGTGATGTTCTTCAGGGAGGAAAATGGGTCCCCTTTCCCCTCACACTACAACATCCCCCTAAAGTTTAAGCCCACCTGGAAGTACCTCGTGCGATCATGCAAGTGGtgcaaaagaggaaaattaaaaaaaacttccaaaGAGATATTCTTCTGTATGTACGTCATTAGCCCGATGCCAGTGGACACCCTCATCTCTCTCCTTAGCTGgtcaaaggaagaaaaaaaatgattggCTAATCGTCCCACCTGTGcataaaagaataaaatgggTTTGGCATTCTGTAGGTTTAAGATATATTTACAGAGGAATTGAAAGCTGGTGATGAAATTTGCCCCCATGTAATTGTAACAAATTCCgtactctcctttttttttatcaaacttGTAACCCATATCTGTGCCCCCCATACGATTATGTTCGAAGCCTCGGAAGGTTAGAGAGCTACCTATGCTTCCACTGAAATGGAAGTTCCCTAGTTGGTAGGGATTGTCTTTGTTAAAGTCGTATTTCATCCCATTGGTAAAGCTTAAATATGTCAAAAGATTTTCTCGGAGCTTTTTCACAAAGAGGTAGTGGAAGTggtttttaacaaatttcGCTTCACAGAAGGGTAAAGAGAGTTCACTATCCATTTGGTAGAGGTAGCCTGACGTGGGGTAGTTCGTGTGTTCTACAAGTTCGGATGGGTTGCTACTACCTGCATTGGTGTTTCCATGTGGTACCTCTTCAAGGGAATGACCCTCCTGGTGCACTGATTCCTTAGTCCAGCCGTAACATAGTCTGTCCCGCTTATACAAATGGCGTAGTGTATGTTTGATATATCTGTCTGGCAACTTTAACATCGTTTCAGATGGAATGTAGTTTTTGCTTATGCGTTGAAAAAGGGTGTTGAAATTTACATCCCAAATGAGGGTGTGTCTTTCTCCCACGAGAGAAGTTTTCAGCGCGTTGCTTTTTACCAAGTAGGATCCATCTTGAGTGTTACTTACGCTGCTGATATTTCCCTCTAAAATTACGTTAACATTAGCTAGATTTGTTAGGtgagggaaaacaaaacggAGACCAAAGTTGTTTGTGTATAAGCTACTTATATTAGCTTTGAGCTGAAAAGTATTTATGGTGTTGAGAAGATACGGAACATTCATTTCTATGTCGGCTGCTACTTCTCCGCGGTTATTTACATTAGTGCCTATGGCGTAgttgtttgtttgttcgCGGAAGGCATACTTCACCTCGACTTGTGTATCCGTGATGCTCCTTAGATTTATTACCGGAACATCAGCGAAGATATTTAGCCGATGTATTTTTTCGTTGCACTTGTTAATGTGAAGGAAGAGATCCTCCAAGGTTGCACTTTTCCTTATATCTTCGAAGAGGAAGTtaagtttttctccttttagcTTTTTCAAGCCCTCCACGTTGACTTGCACGCTCGTCAGCTTCTGCGAGAGGGGgttcttttcctccattttgtcaCGGTAGGTAGGGATACATGTATGGGTGGACCTGGCGTTATAAGTGTGTCATAGCCATGCGGTTCACTGGGTGGGGTGTTCCACGTAAAGCAGAGTGGGGTGTACCCACCAACACAGACACCCCGGTGGGGCAATCTGGAACAGTAAGGCTATACAGCCGTTTGATGCttccttccacttttccGCGATGGAGAATGGCAAAGGCTCATCCAGATGGGGCAAAATTCcattctctttctttttggtTAGCGGAAAGTGGATAACCCACTGGTTGCGATGCACTCTACAAGTtgtgcttcatttttttttttttttttttttttttttttttaaaaggtgtGGCCTCTATTCGGATGAGAGGTTCGTGTGGGGGGGATCTTCACCATTCAGGTGCGCACCACATGGTGGGCATTCCCATCATTGATGAGTTCACAAAGGGTGGGCAATTAAGATGCCTCTCCCATATGTGGAAcagaattgcaaaaaaaaaataaataaataaataaaaaaaaaatgaagtacaAATGAGGTCGACGGACAAAAACAATAATTGAGTGAAGGTGATGCCTAAATAAAGCCCATCACATGGCATAATAATCCTTACCTACCATGAGCCCTTTCCTCCGCGCAAAATCAACATGTCGACGGAGTACATATAAACGCCAAACGAGGACAACAAAGTGCAGTTGGCGTCGCAGCCCTTCCGCTTCAAGAGCGACCCGACTGTCTGGTAGATActaatttctccttctgaGATGGAGGGGAGCGACCCCCCACGGGGAGGCTCACTCGACAAACCAGTCGACAAATCGGTCGACAAACCAGTCGACGATACGGTCGACGACCCAGTTGGCACATCACTGGACAACCCAGTCGGATGCGCGTGAGCGTAGCCACCACCGCAGTAGTTAGTTAACTTCCTCCTGTTACCGACTGAGTTGTAAACCGATGTGTATCTTTCAAATGGGGCTAGGGGgctgaattttaaaaagaagtaCACATATTGTAGTAGCCTTAGTGGGTAGCTAGCCAAGTTGGTTACTTCCCACTGGGGTGAGTAGGAAAACGGGTTCAGAGAACCCAAGTGAAATATCATCAAGATTGTTGTGTTTATCTGCCGGATGCTCGCCGAGTCGATCTTCCTCGTAACAACACCCTTTATGTCACTACAGTTTTGGTTCCCATTTCTGTGAACACCCTGGTTTCTGCTTTCGTTTCGGTTCATGCTTTCGCTTTGAGAGGTGTCTTCGTAAAGAAGTTCCTGCAGTGGCTGGCGCAGGTTCAGGCGGTCAATCATGAAGCGAAGGGAGAAGAGTAGCAGGTAGGTAACAATCTTGGCATATCTTACACTTGGCAAGTGCAGGTGTGTGTTTATAAAGGCTAGCGTGTTCATGAGGATGCAGGCTGTCTGTGTGTTCAACTTTCGTCCACTTAGCAGAGAGGAGACACCGGGATCCTCTGCTTGCCCGTCACCGATATGTACGATGTTTTTGTCCGGTTCGCGTCTGGAAGGGGATTTTCTCGGGGTTTTGCTCTGCATCCCACTTGGGGTTCTACTTTTAACTACACTCCCGTTTCTACCTTCCAATCCGGCGTAGATACCCTCCAAGTAGGCACACATAACGTACACGTTGTCTCTATAGCTCGGGTCGTTCTTTATTAAACTTCTAACGATATAAACTGCGTTAACGATATCTTCCGTTTGCAGTTGCGTACAAAGGGTGAATATCTTGTTGAGGTGGTCCTTTGGGTACCCCTTAGCATCATCCacgtttatttttcccatcctGAGGTGTACCGTTTTGAAACTATTTGATATGAGCGTTTTTATGTACCGATCGGGGATCAGGCCGAACTTGCTAACGTAAAGGAGGTACATGCTTAGGGATCTTGAATCCATcttaagtattttttttttaaggttcTTTACGCATTGTTCATATATCTGTCGGTCATGTGTGTCTAACTTACTCATGGTTGCAAGGATGCAACAGGTGTGCTTGGCGCTCAGGTTGTCAATGATATTCTTCCGGTCGTGGATGAGTGCGTGGTGCAGTGGGGGGGAGTGGGTAGGTACATCGCCGGTGTGATTCCCGTTTCCTATACTGTTTTTGCTCGTGTTGGCATCTTCATCAGGGGGATGACCCTCATGTTCACCAAGGACACACCTGCTATGAGTCTCCCCCCTCAGCATCCCCATCATCACATGAATGGTTTCTGCAAAGTGGCCATTCCGATCCCCTTTCCAACGATCCCCCATACGATGGTCTATCCTCCTGTTCCTTTCGATCAGTGAGAATGTAGCAATGCTAGTGAACATATTAATGAACTCCATGtacttcaaatttttatcttccagATATTTCTTTGCGTGATGTTGTATCAGCTTGTAAATTTCCTCGTCGACGTAGCCGAACCGTGCGTATGCACTCGTGATGTTCATGAAATCCaacttatttatttctttttttttttttagaatgagGTGAGAAAAAAGTGCGAAGAGGTTGGCATCCGCGTGGTTTATCTTGCTCAGGTTGTTTAGGATATTGGTAAGGTGTTTCATGAGAAAGCCATCGAGGAAGGCGCTATGTCTGGATTGTTTCAAGCTCAGCGGTGTATCACTTTGTGGTGCATCCTTTAAGGTAGCACCACCCTTCTGCTTGTCTCGTGTAGGTTTGGTGGCCCCAATCCCCGTGCGGGAAAACTCTCTCCGCAATCGTCCCTTCACAACTTCCAAAATGAAGCACATCTTCTCCGTGCAAAGGTAATTATACGACTTTGTAATTATGGTGACGATGTTGGAAGTACACTGGTTCGACAAACCCTTTATCACTTCCCTCCTCGACAATTTTGCGATAGCAGCATTGAATAACTTTAAATTCACAATCTCGATGTTCACAAAGCTCGTTAGGATAATAACAAGTGCCTTCACATTTATGCTATCCATGTTGGCACACACGTACTCAGCGATCGTGTCGTACAGTACCCTGTCTCTGTAGGCGAAGGAAGAATACGAGTGCGTTATGCTACTGACGAAGATGTCGGAGCATTTATTCTTATCCTGCTTAAGCTTTAGAATGATAACTATTTTCAGCATATCCAACAGGGCCTTGTTTTTTACGCACGACTTTGTGCATGCGTTTAGGATTAGAGCGATGCTCTGCTCACTTATgtggttaatttttttcacgctGTTGATGAGTTTTTCGATCAGTGCGTTTGCCGTCGTGTTGCCGCCGACATGGTTCCCACTGGCAGTGTTCACCCCGACATGGTTTCCACCGACATGGTTTCCACTGGCATGGTTTCCACCGACATGGTTTCCACCGGCATGGTTTCCACCGACATGGTTTCCACCGACATGGTTTCCACCGACATGGTTATCACCGACAGGGTTATCACCGACATGGTTCCCATTGACATTATTCATACCGACATTGTTACTTCCTAAATGAGTGACCTCTTCCTCATGTGGTGTCTTTGAGGGGGGGATCCCACTTGTCTGCTTCACATTTGCCTCTCCCCCCTTCGTTTGGATTCCCCCCGTTTGGATCCCCCCTGTTTGATTTCCCCACGTTAACATTACCCGAATGAGCACGCTGATATCCCTCTCCGTGAGATTTCTACTCATACTATCATAATTTTGATAAACGTTACGAAGCGCCTGTTCCATGGAATCACAACTACCTCCATCACTACTACCTCCATCACTACTACCTCCGCCACTACTACCTCCGTCACTACTACCAGGATTGCCTACACCGAAACTTCCAACCGCTTTAATCATGTTCACAACATGCCGGCTCATCTCAAATtctgttattattttttgtaatgctaattttaatatttcttcGTTCCTCACGTTTACTTTTGCTAATGCGTTCAGAACAAGGCACAGTTCCTCCATGTTGAAGTGGTACAACAATTTGTCTTTCCGGTCGGTTCCATCGTTGGGTCGACTACTTTCCACGCTTCTCTCATTTGGCCTAAGGGCAGTCCTGTTGAGTAGATCCCCTTTTTGTGGTACAGTATCCCTCCTCTGTTCAGGAGTCGTTGCGTCGTAGCCACCATCGGAAGGGTTGCTAACACATCGTTCCCTCACGCCGTTGCTAGCACTTTCTGTCATTCCTACCCCTTCGGTAACCCTGTCCCCTCCCTTCCTCCCCCGCAGGCACTTGAACTTTCCAACCACCCGAACATCTGTAGTGGTGATTATCCGACAGATGTTGTTCCAAAAGGTTTTGTCTTCAAAATTTACCTTCGAAAGTTTATTTAGGCAAAGAGATATTTCTTGTGTATCTAACAGGTGCATGTTCTGGATTAACTTGCGGCTCAAATGCACCACATCAGCTCTGTCCTGGCACTTACTAACTCCTTTTAGGAAATAGTTAAACATGGTTTCGTCGTCTTGCTTTGTTCGCTCGATGAAGCATTTTGACCAGATAGCTTTCCGTTAAACAAACTAGTTCGTTCTTTTGCCCTCTGCTgatttggcattttttttttttttttttttttttttttttcacatggttattttccctctttgCTACGCTCACCCAATAATACTTCTTTCGCCAATTCGATTGCCTTTCTCTCCCCACACAACATCTATAGGAAGGCAATTTAACACGAAGAAGGCGGGGAGGTAGAAAACACCAGTTTTGAGACCAACCTAGGCACTCATTGCACCAGATATTATCGCTTCACCGGCGTCAGCAGCGGGATTGAACGTGGCATTGCCGTTTATAATTTCCAGTAGGGGGGTTCTTCGCAGATCCGCACAGTTTAGCGGAGAGGCATATTCTTGCACTTTCCTgtgtcacattttttttgtattgcGTTACGCTGTGTTGTGTTATATTGTGTTATATTTTGTTatgatgtgttttttttttttttttttttttttttttttttttttcaacttgaGGTGTTCCTAAGGAGAGCACACCCTAATTAGATACCAACGGGCATCATCGGATGGGGTCCCCGCCCCCCGATTGGGCTCAAAAAAGGTGTCATTACACTACTGGTAGAACCCACACGGTTATCTCTTACCACGGATGAGCATACCACCCAGTAGCCTTCGAGAAGATAGCAGTGCAACGGAGGGGGTGTCAACCCGCGCGGGCCCATGGAAAAAGGCAAATGCTTCGGCTTCTGTCTGCGCGCCATCCACTTTAGGAGCGCCCGCGAGTGGAAGCAGTTCATGAACCCGAAAGTGTAAGTGACAGAGGGGATGTGCCAGGGGACCACAGTCCCTAAGGAGGGTCTACCCCCCACCTATTACCACAAACTACACCATCGAACACATTACATATAACACATTACATATAACACATTACATAGAACACATTACATATAACACATCACATAGAACACATCACATAGAACACATCACCATAAAACATTGGCACCACCACCGTGCACTACTTACAGAGACGGGAcgaggataaaaaaaattcgcaaTGTCAGCGAGAATGACATGATACACAAACACCGGGTTCACAAGTACCCCTATTtcaagatgaaaaaaattgggcaATACAGAAAGGTGGAAATGAGTGACAATCACCTCTTCAGCCGAGATGTCGAAGTCGTATATGATTACCGCTATGCCGATACATTTGTAAAACTCAAGGATATCATTTCGCAAAACCTGGAAGGTAACctccccacacacacacacacaccctcTTTTATCATCTTGTCATTATGAGAATGTTTCATTGTTTCATTAATTAGtgggaaagaaataaactCCACAAAGAGACCCTTCTCCTCCACCCATTGATTAGATATATCTATGTACAAACAGGACCAGGTTAATACCACCATAAAATTATCTACCtacttttttcatatttacgTGTCTGCCTCCCCCCTCAGGAATAACCATCCGGGAGAGATGCACTGATGATGCATCCTTCGAAGTTTACGACTGCCTACGTAACATAACcctgataaaaaaaaaaaatcaaggtAAGCCAACTAAATGCAACACAATGAAACGTGTTACGCTTTGTCCATGTATGAAAgagtaaaaattaaaatttccaTAGGGTAAGGGGATACACGAGATGCATCTTGTGGAAGATGCTACTCGCTGTCGAGGAAGAACCCTACTAACGAACAAATAGATaagaagttttaaaaatcgaaaaaataaaaaaagaacacatggTACGATTAGATCATGGGTGTGATCAACGCGTGCGCTCGATTCAAGCCTGTACAAGGGTGAGGAAGGATCCACTGGCAGGTGATGCCTACTCACCTAATCAGTGTAACTTTTCACATGGAAGTAAAAATTCGTTCATGCCcattcttccccctttttgtagAGTTAGAAGCCGAAGGGCTCTTTCGCGAGATGGTGCAGAAGATGCAGAAAGACGTATAATTCCTAAAGGGGGAGAAGCGGCATGGGGATATATACAGCCTA
Proteins encoded:
- a CDS encoding sorting assembly machinery 50 kDa subunit, putative, whose translation is MEEKNPLSQKLTSVQVNVEGLKKLKGEKLNFLFEDIRKSATLEDLFLHINKCNEKIHRLNIFADVPVINLRSITDTQVEVKYAFREQTNNYAIGTNVNNRGEVAADIEMNVPYLLNTINTFQLKANISSLYTNNFGLRFVFPHLTNLANVNVILEGNISSVSNTQDGSYLVKSNALKTSLVGERHTLIWDVNFNTLFQRISKNYIPSETMLKLPDRYIKHTLRHLYKRDRLCYGWTKESVHQEGHSLEEVPHGNTNAGSSNPSELVEHTNYPTSGYLYQMDSELSLPFCEAKFVKNHFHYLFVKKLRENLLTYLSFTNGMKYDFNKDNPYQLGNFHFSGSIGSSLTFRGFEHNRMGGTDMGYKFDKKKGEYGICYNYMGANFITSFQFLCKYILNLQNAKPILFFYAQVGRLANHFFSSFDQLRREMRVSTGIGLMTYIQKNISLEVFFNFPLLHHLHDRTRYFQVGLNFRGML
- a CDS encoding heptatricopeptide repeat-containing protein, putative, with the protein product MFNYFLKGVSKCQDRADVVHLSRKLIQNMHLLDTQEISLCLNKLSKVNFEDKTFWNNICRIITTTDVRVVGKFKCLRGRKGGDRVTEGVGMTESASNGVRERCVSNPSDGGYDATTPEQRRDTVPQKGDLLNRTALRPNERSVESSRPNDGTDRKDKLLYHFNMEELCLVLNALAKVNVRNEEILKLALQKIITEFEMSRHVVNMIKAVGSFGVGNPGSSDGGSSGGGSSDGGSSDGGSCDSMEQALRNVYQNYDSMSRNLTERDISVLIRVMLTWGNQTGGIQTGGIQTKGGEANVKQTSGIPPSKTPHEEEVTHLGSNNVGMNNVNGNHVGDNPVGDNHVGGNHVGGNHVGGNHAGGNHVGGNHASGNHVGGNHVGVNTASGNHVGGNTTANALIEKLINSVKKINHISEQSIALILNACTKSCVKNKALLDMLKIVIILKLKQDKNKCSDIFVSSITHSYSSFAYRDRVLYDTIAEYVCANMDSINVKALVIILTSFVNIEIVNLKLFNAAIAKLSRREVIKGLSNQCTSNIVTIITKSYNYLCTEKMCFILEVVKGRLRREFSRTGIGATKPTRDKQKGGATLKDAPQSDTPLSLKQSRHSAFLDGFLMKHLTNILNNLSKINHADANLFALFSHLILKKKKEINKLDFMNITSAYARFGYVDEEIYKLIQHHAKKYLEDKNLKYMEFINMFTSIATFSLIERNRRIDHRMGDRWKGDRNGHFAETIHVMMGMLRGETHSRCVLGEHEGHPPDEDANTSKNSIGNGNHTGDVPTHSPPLHHALIHDRKNIIDNLSAKHTCCILATMSKLDTHDRQIYEQCVKNLKKKILKMDSRSLSMYLLYVSKFGLIPDRYIKTLISNSFKTVHLRMGKINVDDAKGYPKDHLNKIFTLCTQLQTEDIVNAVYIVRSLIKNDPSYRDNVYVMCAYLEGIYAGLEGRNGSVVKSRTPSGMQSKTPRKSPSRREPDKNIVHIGDGQAEDPGVSSLLSGRKLNTQTACILMNTLAFINTHLHLPSVRYAKIVTYLLLFSLRFMIDRLNLRQPLQELLYEDTSQSESMNRNESRNQGVHRNGNQNCSDIKGVVTRKIDSASIRQINTTILMIFHLGSLNPFSYSPQWEVTNLASYPLRLLQYVYFFLKFSPLAPFERYTSVYNSVGNRRKLTNYCGGGYAHAHPTGLSSDVPTGSSTVSSTGLSTDLSTGLSSEPPRGGSLPSISEGEISIYQTVGSLLKRKGCDANCTLLSSFGVYMYSVDMLILRGGKGSW